Within Dermatophagoides farinae isolate YC_2012a chromosome 8, ASM2471394v1, whole genome shotgun sequence, the genomic segment CGGCTACCCACATCATCCACCTGTATGAATTTATTAAAGCTTCCAGAGATACATGataaaaaatcgatgaaagaaaaacttaTGTATGCCATCAATTCTGGATCAGGTTTCGAATTGAGTTGAGAAAAATTCctgtttgaaaaataataataaaatgttgaaaatgattttttcttcaacttGTTTTGGTGATTCGCCAAACATGGACTTTGTTTTCGGCACCACTAATCAATTCCATTTCGGTCGGATGTATGGCAAATGTATGTATCACTTTTTGTAAATGCTCCAATTTGGCTACAATTTTACCCTGTGAatgttcaaaataaaataactgaattgatttttaatttattaccGGTTACCTCAAGTAACGACCAAATATAAATGTTTCCATCTTCCGATCCAGATACAattaatgaatcattatcaaggAAACCATTGTCGATTCGATATTTTTGATTAACATGCCCTTCAAAACTAATTTGAAATATGgtaaaatttgatgatcgcGTTACCATTCTGTATTCGTCATTTACTTACGATGCTAGGATTTGGCCACTTGATTTGTCCAAAAGTTTCAATAGATTACCCATACCACTGACAAGCATACATTGACTGTCGTTAGTAAAATTTACATATGTTAATGATgctaaacaaataaaaagtgatgattaaatttaatgaaaaaacaaaatggaaattgtACATTTGAACATACAATGTAAATTATCGGCTTCCATGATTCCTTTACGTATATCATATCGTCTTAAATGGTGATCTAATGAAGCCGTAGCAATTTCATGATCTGTCACGGATAAATACGATATACTATCTTTGGCTTCATCGAGAACCTGAATCGGTTCT encodes:
- the LOC124495691 gene encoding WD repeat domain-containing protein 83, whose product is MNLSYQIEHSFDCNQGAIRKVALNVDGEYCLTCGSDKTIKLWNPRKQLLLKTYSGHGFEVMDVDCSCDSSQLVSGSHDKTIILWDVTTGQPMRRLRAHIAVINVVRYNEDSSLFISGSLDGTVKIWDGKSNSREPIQVLDEAKDSISYLSVTDHEIATASLDHHLRRYDIRKGIMEADNLHSSLTYVNFTNDSQCMLVSGMGNLLKLLDKSSGQILASFEGHVNQKYRIDNGFLDNDSLIVSGSEDGNIYIWSLLEGKIVAKLEHLQKVIHTFAIHPTEMELISGAENKVHVWRITKTS